Proteins found in one Chloroflexota bacterium genomic segment:
- a CDS encoding polysaccharide deacetylase family protein has protein sequence MFPNGAEFCLSLRPAVEMCTNFPYWTSQWNHLKGALDADSKQYVLKMHEVARSFGVHLYCLLVGSSLEDPDIDYLKELVAAGHEVGNHTYTHLNVKAKTVESLQVVYAGAPWLANGRTPLQIICDEVRATNVAIRERLGVTATGFGTPGAFSTGLHDVPEVQALLKEEGFTHVTSHYLSPAPRGAKRPPLDHVEAAMCKNIDQLQPYRYPNGLLEIAPMALTDIAAFRVLDLDRWEYVRLLKTAIDHAHANRYILSLAFHPPAMAARDPHCDILDTVIRYALEKPGGCWIATNGEITAHLGAA, from the coding sequence ATGTTTCCAAATGGCGCGGAGTTTTGTCTCAGCTTACGGCCCGCGGTGGAGATGTGCACGAACTTCCCCTACTGGACGTCACAGTGGAACCATCTAAAGGGCGCGCTGGATGCGGACAGCAAGCAGTACGTGCTAAAGATGCACGAGGTAGCACGCTCGTTCGGGGTGCATCTCTATTGCCTGCTGGTGGGAAGTTCGCTCGAGGACCCGGACATCGACTATTTGAAAGAGCTTGTTGCAGCAGGTCACGAGGTGGGCAACCACACGTACACCCACCTCAACGTCAAAGCAAAGACCGTCGAGAGCTTGCAGGTTGTGTATGCCGGCGCGCCGTGGCTGGCCAACGGGCGCACGCCGCTGCAGATCATCTGCGACGAAGTGCGTGCCACGAATGTCGCAATACGGGAGCGGCTCGGCGTTACCGCAACCGGTTTTGGTACGCCGGGCGCGTTCAGCACGGGGCTGCACGACGTGCCCGAGGTCCAAGCGCTGCTCAAAGAAGAAGGCTTCACCCACGTCACCTCGCACTACCTTAGCCCGGCCCCGCGGGGAGCCAAGCGCCCGCCGCTCGATCACGTTGAAGCCGCCATGTGCAAGAACATTGACCAGCTCCAGCCATATCGCTATCCAAACGGCTTGCTGGAGATCGCGCCTATGGCTCTGACCGATATCGCGGCGTTTCGAGTTCTCGATCTGGACCGTTGGGAGTACGTCAGATTGCTCAAAACGGCGATTGACCACGCCCACGCGAACCGCTACATCCTGAGTCTTGCCTTCCATCCGCCCGCTATGGCCGCCCGCGACCCTCACTGCGACATACTCGATACCGTGATCCGCTATGCGCTAGAGAAGCCCGGCGGCTGTTGGATTGCGACAAACGGCGAGATTACGGCGCATTTGGGAGCAGCGTGA